In Proteus vulgaris, one DNA window encodes the following:
- a CDS encoding RluA family pseudouridine synthase, protein MSTIIDTFIAPPCYDEIEILYQDEHLVLINKPTGLLSLSGKNPQNIDSVHYRLVKLFPGCTLVHRLDFGTSGLMLVALNKAINALLCQQFSQRSVTKVYNALLCGHLKENEGVINAPIAKDPALFPRMSICPINGKPARSGYHVIERFYHTLEDGTLLSLTRVQFEPETGRTHQLRIHSQFIGHPILGCDLYGGCDGSLIEGMEGTKRTPRLMLHASELHFVHPISQAPIKARCESPF, encoded by the coding sequence ATGTCTACGATTATCGATACTTTTATTGCCCCACCTTGCTATGATGAAATCGAGATCCTTTATCAAGACGAGCACTTAGTCCTTATCAATAAACCGACAGGACTGTTGAGTTTATCAGGAAAAAACCCACAAAATATCGACTCGGTACATTATCGATTAGTGAAGCTATTTCCGGGATGTACGCTTGTTCATCGACTTGATTTTGGTACATCTGGATTGATGCTTGTGGCACTCAATAAAGCAATCAATGCGCTTTTGTGTCAGCAATTTAGCCAACGCAGTGTAACCAAGGTATACAACGCACTACTGTGTGGTCATTTGAAAGAAAATGAAGGAGTGATTAATGCTCCAATTGCAAAAGATCCCGCTTTGTTCCCACGCATGTCAATTTGTCCTATTAATGGAAAACCAGCACGCTCTGGTTATCACGTTATTGAGCGTTTTTATCATACATTAGAAGATGGAACGTTATTGTCCTTAACGCGAGTACAATTTGAGCCTGAAACAGGAAGGACGCATCAACTTCGTATTCACAGCCAGTTTATAGGCCATCCTATTTTAGGTTGTGACTTATATGGTGGGTGTGACGGAAGTTTAATTGAAGGAATGGAAGGAACTAAACGGACTCCGCGACTTATGCTTCATGCGAGTGAACTTCATTTTGTTCACCCTATTAGCCAAGCACCAATAAAAGCGCGTTGCGAGAGCCCGTTTTAA
- a CDS encoding cold-shock protein — translation MNGIITKWFEDKGFGFIKDENGDNRYFHVIKVANPALIKTDANVTFEPTTNTKGLSAYAVKVIPDSKYVYIAGERVKLTSIKSFRIYSEDVPADTHINKENTVLSVGTLMNSIRPKSADGANNVRTLRKLAITTMHGTEIIFTEDELDIDETVKALKL, via the coding sequence ATGAACGGAATAATCACAAAGTGGTTTGAAGATAAAGGTTTTGGATTTATTAAAGATGAAAACGGGGATAACCGTTATTTTCATGTGATTAAAGTTGCCAACCCTGCTTTGATAAAGACAGATGCAAATGTCACGTTTGAGCCGACCACCAATACCAAAGGCCTGTCTGCGTATGCGGTTAAAGTGATCCCAGACAGCAAATACGTTTATATTGCAGGTGAGCGCGTTAAACTGACCTCAATTAAATCATTTCGAATTTATAGCGAAGATGTGCCTGCAGATACACATATCAATAAAGAAAATACCGTACTTTCTGTTGGTACTTTAATGAATAGCATCAGACCAAAGTCAGCGGATGGAGCTAATAATGTGCGCACGTTGAGAAAGCTGGCAATCACCACAATGCACGGAACAGAAATCATTTTTACTGAAGATGAACTTGATATCGATGAAACAGTAAAAGCGCTTAAACTGTAA
- a CDS encoding GNAT family N-acetyltransferase — protein MYMNIDINQLIKLGIIPAPDEEVIIEKGTLVSSRQVEESYLISFGWSLPNAITCDQEWSEYRLKMFEHLKNECNDETREEFLSKIQIEDSHWNWFNKSRCYSTEEYKWFFLKTSHDVEAACLIYFPKESALNQDDIFYIEFIAVAPWNRLTPLEEKRYNKVGKKLLQAVIKYSTATLGYRYGFCLHSLPQAKGFYEHIGMIHIDKLDKAQLQYYEIDDNNSMRFLEVL, from the coding sequence ATGTATATGAATATTGATATAAATCAATTAATTAAACTAGGAATTATTCCTGCTCCTGATGAAGAAGTTATAATTGAAAAAGGCACGCTTGTAAGTAGCCGTCAGGTTGAGGAGTCATATTTAATTTCATTCGGTTGGAGCCTTCCCAATGCTATAACTTGCGATCAAGAATGGTCAGAATATCGTTTAAAAATGTTTGAACATCTTAAAAATGAATGTAACGACGAAACGCGAGAAGAGTTTTTATCAAAGATTCAAATTGAAGACAGTCATTGGAATTGGTTTAACAAGTCTAGATGCTATAGTACTGAAGAATATAAATGGTTTTTTTTAAAAACGAGTCATGATGTTGAGGCAGCTTGTCTTATCTACTTCCCTAAAGAAAGTGCATTAAACCAAGACGATATTTTTTACATTGAATTTATTGCTGTAGCACCTTGGAATCGGTTAACTCCATTAGAAGAAAAACGTTATAATAAAGTCGGTAAAAAGTTATTGCAGGCAGTGATAAAATATTCTACTGCTACATTGGGTTACAGGTATGGATTTTGTTTGCATTCTTTACCTCAAGCTAAAGGGTTCTATGAACATATTGGAATGATCCATATTGATAAGCTTGATAAGGCTCAATTACAATATTATGAAATTGATGATAATAACTCTATGAGGTTCTTGGAGGTTTTGTGA
- the yajD gene encoding HNH nuclease YajD — protein sequence MALIPKNYARLESGYREKALKIYPWVCGRCAREFVYSNLRELTVHHIDHDHTNNPEDGSNWELLCLFCHDHEHSKYTEADQYGTTVVAGEDAQDDVGAATYNPFADLKSMLNKKK from the coding sequence ATGGCTCTGATCCCAAAAAACTATGCACGGTTAGAAAGTGGCTACCGTGAAAAAGCACTGAAAATCTACCCGTGGGTATGTGGACGTTGTGCTCGTGAGTTTGTTTACTCAAACCTGCGTGAACTAACCGTTCATCATATTGATCACGACCATACCAATAACCCAGAAGACGGCAGTAACTGGGAATTATTGTGTCTGTTTTGCCATGATCACGAACACTCTAAATACACAGAAGCAGACCAATATGGCACAACAGTTGTCGCAGGTGAAGATGCACAAGATGATGTAGGTGCGGCAACCTATAATCCTTTTGCTGATTTAAAGTCGATGCTTAATAAGAAAAAATAG
- a CDS encoding DUF2058 domain-containing protein, producing the protein MAKLTLQEQMLKAGLVTSKKMAKVQRTAKKSRVQAREAREAVEENKKAQLERDKLLSEQQKQATLSKEYKAQVKQLIEMNRITSEKGDIDFNFTDNNVIKKIVVDKLTQSQLISGRLAIARLDNANKTEYAIIPASVADKITQRDVDCILLNNALSETEQDEDDPYADFKIPDDLMW; encoded by the coding sequence ATGGCAAAACTTACCTTACAAGAGCAGATGTTAAAAGCAGGGCTTGTGACCAGTAAAAAAATGGCAAAAGTCCAAAGAACGGCAAAAAAATCACGTGTTCAAGCGCGAGAAGCAAGAGAAGCCGTAGAAGAAAATAAAAAGGCTCAACTTGAGCGCGATAAACTGCTTAGTGAGCAACAAAAACAAGCGACTTTATCTAAAGAATATAAAGCGCAAGTTAAGCAACTTATTGAGATGAATAGAATTACGTCAGAAAAAGGCGATATTGATTTTAATTTCACTGACAATAATGTGATTAAAAAAATTGTGGTGGATAAACTGACACAATCTCAATTAATTAGTGGACGTCTTGCTATTGCTCGTCTGGATAATGCAAATAAAACGGAGTACGCGATTATTCCAGCCAGTGTTGCAGATAAAATTACACAAAGAGACGTGGACTGTATCTTGTTAAATAACGCACTGAGCGAGACAGAACAAGATGAAGACGATCCTTATGCTGATTTTAAAATCCCAGATGATTTAATGTGGTAA
- a CDS encoding beta family protein, translating into MYNYTPFLKLKVSEISALKELDTVKKNKLVPFFDFPRKKPKKSRYSTSQESDKSQLFFMDLNRLESKFNNTLKWFEEFYLDNYDVEDEIAIDNKYHYYDIIDRFSKFGMIPVIALDRDPRHILSVIHGFENNLFKHKRVALRLTRDYFLNYDLFKDEIEKILESLSPHIKSFDLIFDCRVCKVGDADKVSKQITNFISNIKTQPTNVKINKIITSGSMIPASISELLKTQSELDIAREEIKIYTSIFNSYNEHYTLVFGDYGCVSPEYSDVELFDEDMQNITTAKIIYPYEDRLFIKRGGRVKSDKYQYNEFAEYIVNYCNFYRGKEYSAGDLYLFQKANYEGKSVTAASIVKPLINLHLSYMTLER; encoded by the coding sequence ATGTATAATTACACGCCTTTTTTGAAATTAAAAGTTAGTGAAATAAGTGCACTAAAGGAACTTGATACAGTTAAAAAGAATAAATTGGTTCCTTTTTTTGATTTCCCGAGAAAGAAGCCTAAAAAAAGTCGTTACTCTACGTCTCAAGAAAGTGATAAAAGCCAACTATTTTTTATGGATTTAAATAGGTTAGAATCAAAATTCAATAATACATTAAAATGGTTTGAAGAGTTCTATCTGGATAATTATGATGTTGAAGATGAAATAGCTATCGACAATAAATATCATTATTATGATATAATTGACAGATTTTCAAAATTCGGGATGATCCCTGTTATTGCATTAGATAGAGACCCACGGCACATTTTATCTGTTATTCATGGTTTTGAAAATAATCTCTTTAAACATAAGAGAGTTGCTCTCAGATTAACAAGAGACTATTTTCTTAACTACGACTTATTTAAAGATGAGATAGAAAAAATTTTAGAGAGTCTGAGTCCTCATATTAAATCGTTTGATTTAATATTTGATTGTAGGGTTTGTAAAGTAGGTGATGCTGATAAAGTCTCTAAACAAATAACAAACTTCATTTCTAATATAAAAACGCAACCAACAAATGTTAAAATTAATAAAATTATTACTAGTGGCTCCATGATTCCGGCATCTATTAGTGAGCTATTGAAAACGCAATCAGAATTGGATATAGCTCGCGAAGAGATAAAAATTTACACCTCGATATTCAATAGCTATAACGAGCACTATACATTAGTTTTTGGTGATTATGGATGTGTTAGCCCAGAATATTCTGATGTTGAATTGTTTGATGAAGATATGCAAAATATAACTACCGCAAAAATAATTTATCCCTACGAAGACCGTCTTTTCATTAAGAGAGGAGGGCGGGTCAAAAGCGATAAATATCAATATAATGAATTCGCTGAATATATTGTTAATTATTGTAATTTTTATAGGGGAAAAGAATATTCTGCAGGTGATTTATATTTATTTCAAAAAGCTAATTATGAAGGTAAATCTGTTACAGCCGCATCTATTGTTAAACCGCTTATCAATCTTCATTTATCGTATATGACTCTTGAGCGTTGA
- a CDS encoding ImmA/IrrE family metallo-endopeptidase — MRNNIDDIDFSFGKYSSTSLHEEYDNYLRFSDYVDALPAEVKRAKNISGRNKNYNNISSLFSSFCKSNKKNSTLFRKGISSNDSLINTWLSFVYEKENFICSMANIPPYSPITVEKLNDFTKNSINEDFPLNAPKALLELGIVLVYEQFIPSAKVDGVVYVNDNGNPVIGMSLRFGRIDNFWFTLMHELSHVLLHYNKLDSPIVDDTERTIDPEDLIEAQADRMALDLLIPRNMWRGCAAKRSLKEDELFSFAKEVGIHPAIVAGRIRSETKSYKYFSKIVNKVNVREIIFNV; from the coding sequence GTGAGGAATAACATTGACGATATCGATTTTTCCTTTGGAAAATATTCATCAACATCTCTTCACGAAGAGTATGATAATTACTTGCGTTTTAGTGATTATGTTGATGCCTTACCTGCAGAAGTCAAAAGAGCAAAAAATATCTCTGGGCGAAATAAAAACTATAACAATATTTCTAGTCTTTTTTCGTCATTTTGTAAATCTAATAAGAAGAACTCAACATTATTTAGGAAAGGTATATCATCGAATGATAGCCTCATAAATACATGGTTATCTTTTGTTTATGAAAAAGAGAACTTTATTTGTTCTATGGCAAATATACCACCATATTCCCCAATTACAGTTGAAAAATTAAACGATTTTACAAAAAATAGCATAAATGAAGATTTTCCTTTAAACGCTCCTAAAGCCCTCCTTGAATTAGGTATAGTACTGGTATACGAACAATTTATTCCATCTGCAAAAGTTGATGGTGTTGTTTATGTTAATGATAACGGGAATCCGGTTATTGGTATGAGTCTCCGATTCGGTAGGATTGACAACTTTTGGTTTACTTTAATGCACGAATTATCTCATGTATTATTACATTATAATAAATTAGATTCCCCGATTGTGGATGATACTGAAAGAACGATTGATCCTGAGGATTTAATAGAAGCTCAAGCGGATAGAATGGCTCTTGATCTACTTATACCAAGAAATATGTGGCGAGGTTGCGCGGCAAAACGTTCTCTTAAGGAAGATGAACTCTTTTCTTTTGCCAAGGAAGTAGGAATTCATCCTGCAATTGTTGCAGGGAGAATTAGAAGTGAAACTAAAAGTTATAAATATTTCTCTAAGATTGTTAATAAAGTTAACGTTAGGGAGATAATATTTAATGTATAA
- a CDS encoding sce7726 family protein, with protein MNNISLNDKELRFALIDWLHRKSMKPQKIIEELSVNNGLAIADVVAIYKDLHCYEIKGDNDRIERILKQGLSYDLSFRKITLLTTEKHKLKALSLAPSHWGILIAHINKGQIKLSYARKTKANVGFSPMVALSTLWKSEMLEILTKENIPILSKDKNRDTISQRISSQLNKLSISNEISDKLLQRSRVIYDK; from the coding sequence ATGAATAATATTTCTTTAAATGACAAAGAGTTACGATTTGCATTAATTGATTGGTTGCATCGTAAATCAATGAAACCTCAAAAAATAATAGAAGAACTCTCTGTTAACAATGGCCTTGCGATTGCTGATGTAGTGGCTATCTATAAAGATCTGCACTGTTACGAAATTAAAGGAGATAATGATAGAATAGAAAGAATCCTTAAGCAAGGGCTATCATATGACCTTTCTTTTAGAAAAATAACGCTTTTAACCACTGAAAAACATAAATTAAAAGCGCTTTCTCTAGCACCTAGTCATTGGGGGATTCTCATCGCTCACATAAACAAAGGGCAAATAAAATTATCATATGCAAGAAAAACGAAGGCAAATGTAGGATTTAGTCCAATGGTTGCCTTAAGTACACTATGGAAAAGTGAAATGCTCGAGATTCTAACAAAAGAAAATATCCCCATATTAAGCAAAGATAAAAATAGGGACACTATCTCACAAAGAATTTCTAGCCAGCTTAATAAGCTAAGTATTAGTAATGAAATTAGTGATAAATTACTTCAACGCTCAAGAGTCATATACGATAAATGA
- a CDS encoding YibL family ribosome-associated protein → MKEIEKAKIKLLSDRLDLIRHKMANISLPDETEKVEKYAEFEKEKVELETEIARLKAVRNNKLSKEAQKLEDMPFKRLITKKEQADIGKLKKTVRGLIIVHPMTALGREMELDGMTGFSKTDF, encoded by the coding sequence ATGAAAGAAATCGAAAAAGCAAAAATCAAACTCCTTAGCGACCGTTTAGATCTTATTCGTCATAAAATGGCAAATATCTCGCTGCCAGATGAAACGGAAAAAGTGGAAAAATACGCAGAGTTTGAAAAAGAAAAAGTAGAACTAGAAACTGAAATCGCTCGTCTGAAAGCAGTACGTAACAATAAACTCAGTAAAGAAGCACAAAAACTAGAGGATATGCCATTCAAACGCCTCATTACTAAGAAAGAACAAGCGGATATTGGCAAGCTGAAGAAAACTGTACGGGGCCTGATAATTGTCCATCCAATGACCGCATTAGGGCGCGAAATGGAGCTAGATGGTATGACCGGTTTTTCTAAGACTGATTTCTAG